In a genomic window of Occallatibacter riparius:
- a CDS encoding glycoside hydrolase family 9 protein has translation MIVLWKISSRAFWSSFGAAIFATSVLSAHAAASVRVLVDQVGYEPQATKVALVEGAKGDPAPGNFALINVDSGKTVLEGPLHSAGEVYDWRGMVFWNADFSAWHEPGHYKVRIASQNGQVESCPFTIDTEVLERQTLSNVLYYFKGQRASGDFDQADRHLAIPDEPGKFVDAHGGWYDATGDYGIHLSHQNLTSYFNPQQVPLVAWSLLASYRALEARGDDNFTEYRRRMLDEGLYGADYLVRIKRRDGSFFESLSAPGKEKLAKDREIGNPNWRTQIKTSTTDSTEQHVDAVAPHTYEASFRAGGGIAIAALALASTMPEDGDYPRAQYLQAAKDAFSFLSQHNRELLNDGVENILDDYCVLMAATELYRATHAEEYRSAATTRAASLIARLTTMEEWHDYWRADGRTRPFFHPSDAGLPVISLLNYYKMASPEEQKNIRNAVERSLQFELTVTGEVNNPFGYARQLVRMGDGTARTAFFFPHDTEAAPWWQGEDARLSSLAAAARMAMPLFSDKPAFQAELSNYAWNQLHWILGRNPFDVSLLIGSGHGDAAYMFFRSYKYTNAPGVIVNGITASSDREDGIAFNQGFAVTGKDEDWRWTEGWLPHSAWYLYAVSLPSH, from the coding sequence ATGATCGTTCTTTGGAAGATCTCCTCGCGTGCTTTTTGGTCTTCGTTTGGCGCCGCAATCTTTGCAACGAGTGTTCTATCAGCCCATGCCGCTGCCTCCGTCCGCGTTCTCGTAGACCAGGTTGGATACGAGCCGCAGGCAACGAAGGTGGCCCTGGTGGAGGGCGCCAAGGGCGATCCTGCTCCGGGAAACTTTGCCCTGATCAACGTCGACTCCGGCAAGACGGTACTCGAAGGGCCGTTACACTCCGCGGGTGAGGTCTACGACTGGCGCGGCATGGTGTTCTGGAATGCTGATTTCAGCGCCTGGCACGAACCGGGACACTACAAAGTGCGCATTGCATCCCAGAATGGCCAGGTCGAATCATGCCCGTTCACGATCGACACGGAAGTGTTGGAAAGACAGACTCTCTCGAATGTCCTCTACTACTTCAAGGGCCAGCGAGCGAGCGGCGACTTTGACCAGGCCGACCGGCACCTCGCGATCCCGGATGAACCCGGCAAGTTTGTGGATGCTCACGGAGGCTGGTACGACGCCACCGGAGATTACGGTATCCACCTCTCGCACCAGAATCTGACTTCTTATTTCAATCCGCAGCAGGTGCCGCTTGTGGCATGGAGTCTGCTCGCTAGCTATCGCGCACTCGAAGCACGCGGCGACGACAATTTCACGGAGTATCGGCGCCGCATGCTTGACGAAGGCCTTTATGGCGCCGATTACCTCGTGCGCATCAAGCGACGTGATGGATCGTTCTTTGAGTCGCTCTCGGCTCCGGGAAAAGAGAAGCTTGCGAAGGACCGAGAAATCGGGAATCCGAATTGGCGCACGCAGATCAAAACCAGCACCACTGATTCCACGGAACAACATGTAGACGCGGTCGCGCCGCACACCTACGAGGCGAGCTTTCGCGCCGGGGGCGGCATAGCCATCGCGGCTCTGGCGCTGGCTTCCACCATGCCCGAGGACGGCGATTACCCGCGCGCACAATACCTGCAAGCCGCGAAGGATGCATTCAGCTTTCTCAGCCAGCACAATCGCGAGTTGCTCAATGATGGAGTAGAGAACATCCTGGACGACTACTGCGTCCTGATGGCGGCAACGGAGCTTTATCGCGCCACTCATGCCGAGGAGTATCGGTCCGCGGCCACTACTCGCGCCGCGAGCTTAATCGCACGACTCACCACGATGGAAGAGTGGCATGATTACTGGCGCGCCGATGGAAGAACGCGACCGTTCTTCCATCCGTCCGATGCGGGCTTACCTGTGATCAGCCTCCTGAATTACTACAAGATGGCTTCGCCAGAAGAGCAGAAGAACATCCGCAACGCAGTCGAACGCTCACTGCAATTCGAACTGACGGTCACCGGTGAGGTTAACAATCCGTTCGGCTATGCGCGTCAGCTTGTGCGTATGGGCGACGGCACGGCCCGGACCGCGTTCTTCTTCCCTCATGACACGGAGGCCGCTCCCTGGTGGCAAGGGGAGGACGCACGGCTTAGCTCACTGGCCGCAGCGGCGAGAATGGCGATGCCCTTGTTCTCCGATAAGCCGGCGTTTCAAGCGGAGCTCAGCAATTATGCGTGGAATCAATTGCACTGGATTCTCGGGCGGAACCCATTTGATGTGAGTCTTCTGATTGGGAGCGGCCACGGCGACGCGGCATACATGTTCTTCCGGTCGTACAAGTACACCAATGCTCCCGGCGTGATCGTCAACGGGATCACGGCCTCCTCGGACAGAGAAGACGGAATCGCCTTCAACCAGGGCTTCGCCGTGACAGGCAAAGACGAAGACTGGCGATGGACAGAAGGCTGGCTTCCGCACTCCGCCTGGTACCTCTACGCGGTCAGCCTTCCCTCGCATTGA
- a CDS encoding glycosyl hydrolase family 18 protein, whose translation MKTARLLIFLLVLASELAFGQGTVPTFRYSTPNGVVTMPGRDPSQGATTVIPTVLVPVRLHFLAPSAENAPATLDPAVDVPRLLHSPVFSKATLRAGETTQYLDAMLRTTMSAASGYHTLLGTPQVHAITVEIPPGYGYMLSSKRTGTRLGMADVEYVQREIFRQIPRQEGKLVIAVTHNTGYYTYGDATVCCTWGMHGVDPGTGNSFVLASYLGATPPLVEERDIQPLTGQLAEWVNDPLHDPFFHLDFHTPLPTGENVVPRWQWPSAEAKEHRGCGGDSPATRYTLQDPLDTNERSQLPTGPALVVHTGATSWHVANVAMMGWYTGGAKPYSFPDDRLLQTPAATCPAIAPATRSANDPAPPSSVPAVPRTGANNGHELIGYWTGDGPGGTLLRLRDISPQWDVIIVAFANVDHHAPEGTMQMHVRPPRPGQQPMDMAQFKEDIAWLKSQGKKVLISLGGGGEYFTLAQSASIPNFVNSVSQIVTEYGFDGIDIDFETPSLNLDPGDTDFQHPKTASIVNLISALRELREHLGPGFMLSLVPEGTQMPAGYAGYGGQFGTYLPLLWGVRDILSFVDVQDYNTPPLEGLDGEVYQLGSVNYDAAMTELVLHGFPVGGPNGSLFPPVPADKVAAGFLVGTATPELVSRAMQYLITGQAPERTAYKLRKPTGYPAMIGAMFWTIDGDRNENYSFSNRIGPQLHQYTATRQAKAPATGAKTPVVSEGKNSHKGSE comes from the coding sequence GTGAAGACTGCTCGCCTTCTGATTTTTCTCCTGGTGCTCGCGAGTGAGTTGGCGTTCGGACAGGGCACGGTGCCGACCTTCCGATACAGCACACCCAACGGTGTCGTCACAATGCCGGGTCGCGATCCCAGCCAGGGCGCAACAACCGTAATCCCCACCGTGCTGGTGCCGGTGCGGCTCCATTTTCTTGCTCCCTCCGCGGAAAACGCTCCGGCGACCCTGGATCCTGCGGTCGATGTCCCGCGGTTGCTGCACTCGCCGGTGTTCTCGAAGGCCACGTTGCGAGCTGGGGAAACTACACAGTATCTGGATGCCATGCTGCGCACCACAATGAGTGCAGCATCCGGATATCACACGTTGCTGGGGACTCCGCAGGTACATGCGATCACGGTGGAGATACCGCCCGGATACGGCTATATGCTCTCGTCGAAACGGACTGGAACACGCCTTGGCATGGCCGACGTAGAGTACGTCCAGCGGGAGATCTTTCGTCAGATTCCGCGGCAGGAAGGAAAGCTGGTCATCGCGGTAACGCACAACACCGGCTATTACACCTACGGCGATGCCACGGTGTGCTGCACCTGGGGAATGCATGGCGTAGACCCGGGGACAGGAAACTCTTTTGTTCTGGCTTCGTACCTGGGAGCCACACCTCCGCTCGTCGAAGAACGCGACATCCAGCCTCTGACTGGTCAACTTGCGGAATGGGTCAACGACCCGCTCCACGATCCGTTCTTCCATCTGGACTTTCACACGCCCTTACCCACAGGGGAAAACGTGGTGCCGCGGTGGCAGTGGCCCTCCGCCGAGGCAAAAGAGCACCGCGGCTGCGGTGGAGACAGTCCCGCCACGCGCTACACCCTCCAGGACCCGCTCGATACGAATGAGCGCAGTCAGTTGCCGACCGGGCCAGCATTAGTGGTGCACACCGGAGCTACCTCGTGGCATGTAGCCAATGTCGCGATGATGGGTTGGTACACCGGTGGAGCGAAGCCATACAGTTTCCCAGACGACCGCTTGCTGCAGACGCCGGCGGCTACATGCCCCGCCATCGCTCCCGCGACGAGAAGTGCGAACGATCCCGCTCCTCCCTCCTCTGTCCCTGCGGTTCCCCGAACAGGTGCAAACAACGGACACGAACTCATCGGGTACTGGACTGGAGATGGTCCAGGTGGAACGCTTCTGCGCCTGCGCGATATTTCGCCGCAATGGGACGTGATCATCGTGGCCTTTGCGAACGTGGATCACCATGCGCCTGAAGGAACCATGCAGATGCATGTGCGCCCTCCGCGGCCGGGCCAGCAGCCGATGGATATGGCGCAGTTCAAAGAAGACATCGCATGGTTGAAGAGCCAGGGCAAGAAGGTCCTGATTTCCCTTGGCGGCGGTGGCGAGTATTTCACCCTGGCGCAGTCAGCGAGTATTCCGAACTTCGTGAACTCAGTAAGCCAGATCGTGACCGAGTACGGCTTCGACGGCATCGATATTGATTTTGAAACTCCATCGCTCAACCTGGATCCCGGAGATACGGACTTCCAGCATCCGAAGACCGCGTCAATTGTGAATCTGATCTCCGCGCTGCGTGAGTTGCGCGAGCATCTCGGCCCCGGCTTCATGCTGAGCCTGGTGCCTGAAGGGACACAGATGCCGGCGGGCTATGCGGGTTACGGTGGGCAGTTCGGCACGTATCTGCCGCTGCTGTGGGGCGTGCGCGACATACTGTCCTTCGTGGACGTCCAGGACTACAACACGCCGCCGCTCGAGGGTCTCGATGGAGAGGTCTATCAGCTCGGATCAGTGAACTACGACGCAGCAATGACGGAGCTGGTCCTGCACGGTTTTCCGGTGGGCGGCCCCAACGGCAGCCTCTTCCCACCGGTGCCCGCCGACAAAGTAGCAGCGGGATTCCTGGTCGGTACTGCAACGCCAGAACTCGTGAGCCGCGCGATGCAGTACCTGATCACCGGTCAGGCTCCAGAGCGCACTGCGTACAAGCTGCGGAAGCCGACGGGATATCCGGCAATGATTGGCGCCATGTTCTGGACCATCGACGGAGATCGGAATGAGAACTATTCGTTCTCAAATCGAATCGGGCCGCAGTTACACCAGTACACCGCCACGAGGCAGGCGAAGGCGCCCGCCACTGGCGCAAAGACCCCTGTTGTTTCAGAGGGGAAGAACAGCCACAAGGGGTCGGAATGA
- a CDS encoding GntR family transcriptional regulator: MAQVRKNGLPAYKQIQSTIMRRVEKGSLKPGDLVDSERELARIHGVSLMTARHALIALEREGMVVRRRGSGTFVAPPKIHFNKLMSYTEQMSGRGLAVSSKVLSLSITHTEQEIAARLALPATSPLVKLERLRLSGDEPCAIETCYFSADEFAGITKARLDRLSLFSILERDYGIQIAHADEEIDATTADAHTARLLDISSGAAVLRIRQKIYSTSGKPGLYVLGLYRSDRHSLFIRRFR; encoded by the coding sequence ATGGCACAAGTCCGAAAGAACGGGCTGCCCGCCTATAAGCAGATCCAGAGCACGATCATGAGACGTGTGGAGAAGGGCTCCCTGAAGCCGGGGGACCTCGTGGATTCGGAGCGGGAGTTGGCGCGAATTCACGGAGTGAGCCTGATGACTGCGCGGCATGCGCTGATTGCGTTGGAGCGCGAGGGCATGGTCGTTCGGCGCCGCGGCTCCGGGACTTTTGTTGCTCCGCCAAAGATTCATTTCAACAAGTTGATGAGTTACACGGAGCAAATGTCGGGCCGCGGCCTGGCTGTCTCTTCAAAGGTTCTTTCGCTCAGCATCACTCATACGGAACAGGAAATCGCTGCCCGACTCGCGTTGCCTGCCACAAGTCCGCTCGTCAAGCTCGAACGCCTGAGGCTCAGTGGCGACGAGCCATGTGCCATCGAGACCTGCTACTTCTCTGCCGATGAGTTTGCGGGCATTACCAAAGCGCGCCTCGACCGGCTCTCGCTGTTCTCCATCCTGGAGCGCGACTATGGGATTCAGATTGCGCATGCAGATGAGGAAATAGATGCGACTACAGCAGATGCGCACACAGCTCGGCTTCTGGACATCTCCTCAGGTGCCGCAGTTCTGCGGATTCGTCAAAAGATTTACTCCACATCGGGCAAGCCGGGATTGTACGTGCTCGGCCTATATCGATCGGATCGCCACTCTCTATTCATCCGCAGGTTTCGGTAG
- a CDS encoding TonB-dependent receptor: MRSFSAVSRSLLLFAALAGICPYGWSQEVTASITGTVTDPRGAAVPGAQVTATSQERGQTYNVLTNDTGLYRISQLPVGSYTLKVEKSGFSSASYPAFVLTLNQVARIDVAMKVGQTSETVEVSAAAPVLATETTQVDTIMNSVTNDNLPLASRNYVQLTLLAPGAVSTDPSSFNNGNNTGGYGGRPLINGNREQANNFMLDGMDNNQVSDNLLGYTPAPDAIQEFNLITSNAPAEFGNFEGGIVNATIKSGTNSFHGDIWEFFRNDVLNAHNWADKLVTPALDKAKVRWNMFGGTVGGPIIKNRLFFFADYQGQRFDIPSSQTQNTVFTAAERGGDFGALCQGGFVNGVCQGAGQLYNPCASFTAPCTPSSTPAAVRKPFPNNIIPAVMISPVAANLFKSNLYPAPVNTQTQNNAVNTVNSAQNVDQGDLKIDFRASQKDNISYRFTRAYQNNPSVNSQVLLSNGYSTTPIYNTVGDWTRTIGVNLVNDARIGWSHVTLNSGNSWASSVGQFGNTLGIGNGNPASLDGLLALNFTHTAVSNLGAAEQTQSFDDHVWQFEDGLSWSHGRHNFKFGGQLWNQNIKTFYAGNNGQLGLMDFDGRFTSPAVGSSGGDGGADFVLGLDYQYGRGVSSGKTWQQVSNVIGAYVQDTWRITDQLTLNLGLRYDAHTPWTESNDQQANYNIATGNIDLAGKNGASRALYNGFYGGRDFQPRIGFAWTPTALGGHTVFRGAFTISSYLEGTGTNLRLTLNPPFTPAEINAVYNNVALPLTNSSDGIVGSGSSASCAAPAYACYAQSFLRVWDPNVQPAIADQWNATVQHQFAGNTTVQVGYVGQKGTHLMVPFDFAQRVLLSDGTTAPSPYFAKNPTLYAVLGNPAEGGEGATVSGTKSNGNMTYNALQAVLQQQASHGLQYQVSYTFSKCMSDSTGYYGAWNNALSASAYWQNVYDQRSEWAPCYYDATHVLSSYAVYDLPFGRGKMVASNINKAVDQVIGGWAVSPIVSFRTGWPLPVYGAQDNSGTFGRGARANCNGLPSITKTSIPGVGVQWFTNSGQFTQPAPGTFGNCSPQLDGLRSPRYTDVDMSVHKNFPITERFKLQFRTDFINAFNHTQFNAPNMGLGPTMGQITGAQPPRNIQLALKLYY; the protein is encoded by the coding sequence ATGAGGAGTTTTTCTGCGGTCTCGCGTTCACTCCTTCTATTTGCGGCTCTAGCCGGAATCTGTCCTTACGGCTGGAGCCAGGAGGTAACAGCTTCCATCACCGGCACGGTAACGGACCCGAGGGGCGCGGCAGTGCCTGGGGCGCAGGTGACGGCAACCTCTCAGGAGCGCGGACAAACGTACAACGTCCTGACGAACGACACCGGCCTCTATCGAATTTCTCAACTGCCGGTTGGGTCCTATACCCTTAAGGTCGAAAAAAGCGGATTCTCTTCGGCCTCCTACCCCGCGTTCGTGCTGACGTTGAACCAGGTAGCCCGTATCGATGTGGCAATGAAAGTCGGTCAGACAAGTGAGACGGTGGAAGTGAGCGCAGCCGCTCCTGTGCTTGCGACAGAGACGACGCAGGTCGACACCATCATGAACTCCGTGACCAACGACAACCTTCCACTTGCCTCGCGCAATTACGTGCAACTGACTCTGCTTGCGCCGGGCGCAGTTTCGACCGATCCGAGCAGTTTCAATAACGGGAACAACACGGGTGGTTATGGTGGCCGCCCTCTCATCAACGGCAATCGCGAGCAGGCAAACAACTTCATGCTCGACGGTATGGACAACAATCAGGTTTCGGACAATTTGCTGGGCTATACGCCGGCGCCGGACGCGATTCAGGAGTTCAACCTGATTACAAGTAACGCCCCAGCGGAATTCGGCAATTTCGAGGGCGGGATCGTCAACGCGACGATCAAGTCGGGCACGAATTCCTTCCATGGCGATATCTGGGAGTTTTTCCGCAACGACGTTCTTAACGCACACAATTGGGCGGATAAGCTGGTGACCCCCGCGCTTGATAAGGCTAAAGTGCGCTGGAACATGTTCGGCGGCACGGTCGGAGGGCCGATCATCAAGAACAGGCTGTTCTTCTTCGCCGACTATCAGGGTCAGCGGTTTGATATCCCAAGCTCGCAGACGCAAAACACGGTTTTCACCGCTGCTGAACGAGGCGGTGATTTTGGCGCGCTTTGTCAGGGTGGATTTGTGAACGGAGTCTGCCAAGGGGCAGGCCAGCTCTACAATCCGTGTGCATCTTTTACCGCGCCCTGCACTCCCTCTTCAACTCCAGCTGCGGTACGCAAACCCTTTCCGAACAACATCATTCCGGCTGTCATGATCAGCCCGGTAGCGGCCAACTTGTTCAAGTCGAACCTGTATCCTGCTCCCGTCAATACCCAGACGCAAAACAACGCTGTGAACACGGTTAATTCGGCCCAAAATGTGGATCAAGGCGATCTCAAGATCGACTTCAGGGCGAGTCAAAAAGACAACATTTCTTATCGTTTCACCAGGGCCTATCAGAACAACCCGTCCGTCAATTCGCAGGTGCTTTTGTCCAACGGCTATTCAACGACGCCGATTTACAACACAGTAGGCGACTGGACTCGTACGATTGGTGTCAATCTGGTGAATGACGCTCGCATCGGATGGAGCCATGTCACGCTGAATAGCGGCAATAGTTGGGCATCCAGCGTCGGCCAATTCGGCAACACGCTCGGAATTGGGAACGGCAATCCAGCAAGTCTCGACGGCTTGCTTGCACTCAACTTCACCCATACAGCCGTCAGCAACCTGGGAGCCGCCGAGCAGACCCAGAGCTTCGATGACCACGTCTGGCAGTTTGAGGATGGCTTGAGCTGGAGCCACGGCCGGCACAACTTCAAGTTCGGTGGCCAATTGTGGAACCAGAACATCAAGACCTTTTATGCCGGTAACAATGGTCAGCTCGGTCTCATGGACTTCGACGGAAGATTCACCAGTCCCGCTGTCGGATCTTCTGGCGGCGACGGTGGCGCCGACTTTGTTCTGGGCCTCGATTACCAATACGGTCGCGGTGTAAGCAGCGGGAAGACCTGGCAGCAAGTCAGCAACGTAATTGGGGCTTATGTGCAGGACACGTGGCGCATCACGGACCAGTTAACCCTGAATCTCGGCCTGCGCTATGATGCTCACACTCCCTGGACGGAGAGCAACGATCAGCAGGCGAACTACAACATCGCCACCGGCAATATCGACCTCGCCGGTAAGAACGGCGCCAGCCGTGCCCTTTACAACGGCTTCTATGGAGGCAGAGACTTCCAGCCTCGCATAGGTTTCGCGTGGACCCCGACTGCGTTGGGCGGCCACACGGTGTTCCGCGGCGCCTTCACCATTTCGTCTTATCTCGAAGGTACCGGCACGAACCTTCGCTTGACACTCAATCCGCCATTCACTCCGGCAGAGATCAACGCCGTCTATAACAACGTTGCGCTGCCTCTAACGAATTCATCGGATGGCATCGTAGGCTCGGGATCCTCGGCTTCTTGCGCCGCCCCCGCTTATGCCTGCTATGCCCAGTCGTTCCTCCGGGTTTGGGATCCCAATGTGCAGCCGGCGATCGCAGATCAATGGAACGCGACAGTCCAACATCAGTTTGCCGGCAATACAACGGTCCAGGTCGGATATGTAGGGCAGAAGGGGACGCACCTGATGGTGCCCTTCGACTTCGCGCAGAGAGTACTGTTATCGGATGGGACCACGGCGCCCAGCCCCTATTTCGCAAAGAACCCGACCCTCTACGCCGTCCTGGGCAATCCTGCTGAGGGTGGCGAAGGTGCGACTGTTTCCGGCACGAAGTCCAATGGCAACATGACGTATAACGCGTTACAAGCTGTGCTGCAGCAACAAGCCAGCCACGGTTTGCAATACCAGGTCTCGTACACCTTCTCCAAGTGCATGTCTGACAGCACCGGCTACTATGGCGCGTGGAACAACGCGCTGAGTGCTTCAGCCTATTGGCAGAATGTCTACGATCAACGTTCGGAATGGGCGCCCTGCTACTACGACGCGACCCACGTACTTTCATCGTATGCGGTCTACGACCTGCCGTTTGGGCGCGGAAAGATGGTGGCGAGCAACATCAACAAAGCGGTCGATCAGGTAATCGGAGGATGGGCGGTTAGCCCAATCGTCTCTTTCCGTACTGGCTGGCCCTTACCGGTTTATGGAGCCCAGGATAACTCCGGTACGTTCGGTCGCGGCGCGCGAGCGAACTGCAATGGCCTGCCGTCGATTACCAAGACTTCGATTCCCGGGGTCGGGGTTCAGTGGTTCACCAACTCTGGACAATTCACCCAGCCGGCGCCTGGAACCTTCGGCAACTGCTCACCTCAGCTCGATGGATTGCGCTCGCCCCGGTACACCGACGTGGATATGAGCGTGCACAAAAACTTCCCAATCACCGAGAGGTTCAAATTGCAGTTCCGAACCGACTTCATCAACGCGTTCAACCATACGCAATTCAACGCACCCAACATGGGCCTTGGACCCACGATGGGACAGATCACCGGCGCTCAACCCCCAAGGAACATACAGTTGGCGCTAAAACTCTACTACTGA
- a CDS encoding tetratricopeptide repeat protein, translating to MSRHLAQAAAILTLLSWHGSMPLAQQSSAPSPRPALPPEKAISLAEQGRCAESISALKHAMAGTVPADVRKQAGVLGVRCSLAMDDRDSTNEFIRLLSKQFRSDPDVLFVIVHAYSDLSSRAAMDLGREAPQSIAAHKLNAEALEMQGKWEPAQHEYELILQKDPNARGIHFLLGRLLLSRPDAGADAAERARQEFLKEIAIDPANAGAHYILGELSRRDEKCEDALPQFSEAVKYNPSFAEAYLGQGLCLVSQKKYEEAVPPLRTAARLTPGNPEIHHALATALQRSGHPEEAQKEFAIQSSLMSGQGSQSPQ from the coding sequence ATGAGTAGACACCTGGCGCAGGCAGCGGCGATTCTCACCTTGCTCAGTTGGCACGGGTCGATGCCGCTGGCTCAGCAATCCTCGGCTCCCAGTCCGCGACCCGCTCTACCTCCCGAGAAAGCAATCAGCCTGGCGGAGCAGGGACGCTGCGCCGAAAGCATCTCTGCTCTGAAGCATGCAATGGCGGGCACCGTTCCCGCTGATGTGCGGAAACAGGCTGGCGTCCTCGGCGTTCGCTGTTCCCTCGCCATGGACGACCGTGACTCCACCAATGAGTTCATCCGGTTGTTAAGCAAGCAATTTCGCAGCGATCCGGACGTGCTCTTCGTAATCGTTCACGCCTATTCCGACCTGTCATCGAGAGCGGCGATGGATCTTGGCCGCGAAGCTCCGCAGTCCATTGCCGCGCATAAATTGAACGCTGAAGCGCTGGAGATGCAGGGTAAGTGGGAGCCTGCGCAGCATGAGTACGAACTGATTCTCCAAAAAGACCCGAACGCTCGTGGCATCCACTTCTTGCTGGGCAGGCTCCTGCTCTCGAGGCCGGATGCCGGTGCCGATGCCGCTGAACGCGCGCGGCAAGAGTTCCTCAAAGAGATTGCGATCGATCCTGCGAATGCCGGCGCACACTACATCCTGGGAGAACTTTCGCGCAGGGACGAGAAATGCGAGGATGCACTTCCGCAATTCTCCGAGGCGGTCAAGTACAATCCCAGTTTTGCTGAGGCCTATCTGGGCCAGGGGCTTTGCCTCGTAAGTCAGAAAAAGTATGAAGAGGCAGTTCCCCCACTGCGAACTGCGGCGCGCCTCACGCCTGGGAATCCTGAGATTCACCACGCGCTGGCCACGGCACTCCAGAGATCCGGCCATCCTGAGGAAGCTCAAAAGGAATTCGCCATCCAGAGCAGTCTCATGTCCGGGCAGGGCTCTCAAAGCCCTCAATAA
- a CDS encoding carbohydrate-binding family 9-like protein has translation MQSIWADSDPSLDTNPASPFWRDSLPTYMDADAHGKPDPKYRTEVRTRWTAKNLYFLFVSPYEELNLKPNPNRSAETNELWNWDVAEVFIGSDFTDIRRYKEFEISPQGEWVDLDIDLNKPHHEDGWKWSSGFEMAARIDKAAHVWYGAMKIPYSAIDAREAAPGNMLRVNLYRSQGPASALHQIAWQPTMSDSFHVPERFGLLRLVKK, from the coding sequence ATGCAGAGCATCTGGGCTGATTCGGATCCAAGTCTCGATACGAATCCCGCGTCACCATTCTGGCGAGATTCCTTACCGACGTATATGGACGCGGATGCCCATGGCAAGCCTGATCCGAAGTATCGTACGGAAGTTCGAACACGGTGGACGGCAAAGAATCTGTACTTCCTGTTTGTTTCTCCGTACGAAGAGCTCAACCTGAAACCCAACCCAAACCGGTCGGCCGAGACGAACGAGCTTTGGAACTGGGATGTGGCGGAAGTCTTCATCGGATCTGATTTCACTGACATTCGGCGTTACAAGGAATTCGAGATCTCGCCACAGGGCGAGTGGGTTGATTTAGACATTGATCTCAACAAGCCGCATCACGAGGATGGTTGGAAGTGGAGCTCCGGGTTTGAGATGGCGGCGCGCATCGATAAGGCTGCCCATGTCTGGTACGGGGCAATGAAGATACCCTATTCAGCAATCGATGCTCGAGAGGCGGCGCCCGGCAACATGCTCCGGGTCAACCTGTATCGAAGCCAGGGGCCGGCATCGGCTCTGCATCAGATTGCGTGGCAGCCCACGATGAGCGACAGCTTTCACGTGCCGGAACGATTTGGATTGCTTAGACTCGTGAAGAAGTAG